ACCTCCTATATAATAAACAAATTATTTTTTCCTCGTGACATGAGTTTATTATACGGAGTACTTTAAAAGATTTATGTAACTTATGTTACCATTTAAAAATTTATATAAAATTTTTAAAACACTGATTTTCCTTCCTGTGTTAATTTATTAGATATTTCTTTCATTTTATCAAATTTATTTATAATATCTTCAGATAGCTTTTTAGCCTCACTAGCATGATTTAGTGCATCTTTTTTATTATTTTTTTCTATATCATTCATAACAATATGTCCAATACCATGTAGTTTGTCATGTATTTCATCTACTTCATTCCATATTTTTAGAATTTCTTCATTTTTAGGTTTTACGGAATGATAAAAATGTCCAAATCCGCATTTTTGTCCATCTATTTGTAGTGGTTTTATATCCATACTATTAGCCATCTCTTTAAGAGTATCTACCCACTTCCCGTGAGCAATTATTGCATTGTCTAAGTTAGCTATTAAATCTTCATTTGAAATCTTAAAATAGTCAATTTTATTTAACTGTCCTGTGAGCTTAGATAAATCAGAAACATCATTTTCTATTACTTCTAATTCATTTGATATTTCCTTTATTTTGTTTGATTTTTCACCTACCTTCTCTGCTACACTAGCTAAATTTTCAGTATCCTTACTAATAGAACTAACTGTTGCTCCTATTTCCTCACTTACTGCTGTTAATTCCTCCATATTAGACGACATAACTGTAATTTCATCTGTTACTTGTTCTACTAATTCTTTACTTTCCTTAAATGATAATGACATTTTATTTGTGTATTCATTTATTTCATCAATGGACTTTAGAGTATTTTTAACTCCCTCATTACTATTCTTATATCCGTCTTCTATCTTTTTCATAAAATCTACAATGAACTTTAACTGTTCCTTTGTATTTTCTGATAATTTTTTTATTTCTTCGGCTACAACCGCAAAACCCTTTCCATTTTCTCCTGCCCTTGCAGCCTCAATGCTAGCATTTAAAGCTAATAAATTAGTATCTGATGCTGTCTTATCTATACCAGCTACAATTTCACTCATATTTTTAATTATTGATGATAAATTTTCCATACTTTCTGACATAACTTTAGAATTATTAATAATATCTTCATTAGCCATATTCATATTTTTAAGTATCTTATCATTCTCATCTAATGACTTTGAAACCTTTTTGGAATTATCAGCTATTATAGATATAGCATCAGAGTTAGATGCTATTGATGATGCAGACTCATTTATACTTGCACTACACTCTTCCATAGCTGATAATAAATTTTCACTAGAATCTTTTAATATATTTGATATATCTGTTAACTCTTCTGATTGATAATTTAATCTAACATTAAAATTACTTATATAAGTAGTTATATTTAATATACCTTTTATGATTATTTTTACTGATTTTGCTCCATAAAGTATACCCTTTAATATTTTTATAATGCTAGATACATCGGAATTATCTATTTTCTTTTCCTCATTTTCTAATGCTAATTCATCACACTTTTTAAAATGACTTACTATATCTTTTAACTGAGATTTAATCTGTGAACATTTAAACATCTTTTATCCCCCTAATAAATTAATATTTCAAATGAACATATTTAATATTTATTGCTAATTTGTTAAAACTTTATGATTTATTCCAATATGATGCAATTATATACTATATATTACATAACAATCATTATTATTGCAATATTTTTTTAATTATTCTAATTTATTTACAATAAATTCATTACCTTATATACCTTTTTATGTTACAATAAATTACTTTTTATATTACAATCATGTTATAATTTATTCTATACACTAAAAAAAAGGGTGATGATATGAAATACTTTAAAGAAAAAACTTCTAATGTGTTAAAAGAACTAGAAGTAGATTCAGACAAAGGCTTATCTAATTCGGAAGCTAAATCCAGATTAGAAAAATACGGCCCTAATGAATTCACCAAGCAAGAAAAAGGTTCTATTTGGGACGATATTAAAGATGCATTAACAGAACCTATGATGATAATTCTTCTAATAGCTGCTGTTGTAAGTGCTATTATTGGAGAATTTCAAGATGCGATTGGTATTGTTTGTGCTGTAGCTATTGGTATCGCTATTGGTATCGTAACTGAAGGTAAATCTCAAAAGGCAGCAGAAGCTCTATCAAAAATGACAGAAAACATAGAAGTTAAAGTTATGCGTAATGGGAAAATCATTCAAATAAGCAAAAACGATTTAGTTCCTGGAGACATAGTTTTTGTTGAAATGGGTGATATGGTTCCTGCCGATGGTAGACTTATTGAAAGTATTGATTTAAAAGTTAGAGAAGATATGCTAACTGGTGAATCGGAAGATGTTTCTAAAAAAGCAGATATTACTGTTGATATGACTACTATTGAAAGTAAAGGCAAAACTATAGTACAAGACCCAATACCAGCAAAACAAATTAATATGGTATTTGGTGGTACTCTTATTGCTTATGGAAGAGGAAAATTCGTAGTTACAGCTACCGGTGATTCTTCTGAAATGGGTAGAATTGCGAAAAACCTTGATGATGGCGATAATGAAACTCCACTTCAAGTTAAATTAGGTGATTTAGGTTCAAAAATTTCAAAAGTATCTAGTGCCATTGCAGGTATTCTTTTTATAATAATGCTTGTAAAATTAATCATGGCTCATACTCTACATATTGATACATCAGGAATAGTTCCTTTCCTTGATTCTATTGAACCTATAAAAACTGCATTTGTAGTTTGTGTAGCATTAATAGTTGCAGCAGTTCCTGAAGGACTTCCAACAATGATTAATATGACACTTGCTATAACAATGCAAAAAATGGCTAAAATAAATGCCCTTGTAACTAAAAAGGAAGCATGTGAAACAATCGGTTCAGTTAGTGTTATTTGTTCTGATAAAACTGGTACTTTAACACAAAACAGAATGACTGTTGAAAAAGTTTATGTTAACGGTAAATTTGTTGAAAGAAACGAATTAAGCAGAGGTAGCAATTACTTTATAGATAACTGCTTAATCAACTCAACTGCCGATATAGAAAAAAATGATGATGAAGTTAAATATTTAGGAAGCGCAACTGAATGTGCATTACTTTTATACAATGATTCTTATGATTATATAAAAGAAAGAGAAAATAGTAACATAATGCATCAAATTCCTTTTACATCAAAGCGTAAAAGAATGTCTACAATTATAAATGAAGAAAATAATTGTACTGTTTTAACTAAAGGTGCTCCTGAAGTTATTTTAGATTTGTGTGCTTATGAAAACATAAATAATGAAATAGTAAAATTAACTGATGAGAGAAAAAGTGAAATCTTATGTGCAATAGAAAGTCTTCAAAAGAAATTTATGCGTGTACTTGGATTTTCATATAGAAGCATTGAAGCTGAAGTTGCAATGTCAACAGAAGCTGGTGTAATTGAAAATCATTTAGTATTTACAGGATTTGTTGGTATAAAAGATCCTCTAAGACCTGAAGTTTCAGATGCCGTTAGAATAGCAAAAGAAGCTGGGGTTTCAACTAAAATGCTTACTGGTGATAATATAAACACTGCTATTGCAATTGGAGAAGAACTTGGATTATTAGAAAATGGTCTAAGAGCTGTTGAATCAAGTTATATTGATACCCTATCTGATGAAGAATTAAGAGAAGAAATTAAAACAATTGCCATAGTTGCTCGTTCAAAACCAGACACAAAAATGAGAATTGTACAAGCATTACAAAATAATAATGAAGTAGTTGCAGTTACAGGTGATGGTATCAATGATGCCCCTGCCCTTACAAAAGCCGATGTAGGTATTGCAATGGGTATTGCAGGAACTGAAGTTTCTAAAAATGCAGCTGATATTATACTAACAGACGATAGTTTTGGAACAATAGTTAGAGGAATTAAATGGGGTCGTGGAATATATGAAAACTTCCAAAGATTTATTCAATTCCAAATCACAGTTAATATAGTAGCCTTCTTAACTGCTATTTTATCTGTAATATTTGACTTTGAAATGCCTTTTACAACAATACAATTGTTGTGGGTAAATATAATAATGGATGGTCCTCCAGCTCTTTCTTTAGGACTTGAACCTGTCCGTGATATTGTTTTAAAGAGAAAACCTGTAAATAGAAACTCTAGCATAATTACTAAAAATATGCTAATAACTATGATTTTAAACGCTATATATATAACAGCAGTAATAATGATACAAATGGTATTTAATCCACTTGGAGCAGAAGTTCCTCCAGCAGGATTTAAGGGACCAAACGAAATGGAAACTGTTTTATTTGCCCTATTTGCTTTCAACGCATTATTTAATGCATTTAACTGTAGAGAATTTGGTACAAACAGTATATTCCCTTACTTCAAAAACAATAAAGTAGCACTACAAATAATAGGAATTACAGCTGTAGTTCAAATTATTATAACAGAATTATTCTCAGGATTCTTTAACGCTGTTTCATTAAGTCCTATTATGTGGATTAAAGTTATACTAACTTCTTGTTTAGTAATAGTTATAAATGAAGTTATAAAATTAATAATTAGAACAACAAAAAAAGCCTCTTAATCAGGGGCTTTTTTTATTATGGTTTTTTTGAA
This Clostridium novyi NT DNA region includes the following protein-coding sequences:
- a CDS encoding methyl-accepting chemotaxis protein encodes the protein MFKCSQIKSQLKDIVSHFKKCDELALENEEKKIDNSDVSSIIKILKGILYGAKSVKIIIKGILNITTYISNFNVRLNYQSEELTDISNILKDSSENLLSAMEECSASINESASSIASNSDAISIIADNSKKVSKSLDENDKILKNMNMANEDIINNSKVMSESMENLSSIIKNMSEIVAGIDKTASDTNLLALNASIEAARAGENGKGFAVVAEEIKKLSENTKEQLKFIVDFMKKIEDGYKNSNEGVKNTLKSIDEINEYTNKMSLSFKESKELVEQVTDEITVMSSNMEELTAVSEEIGATVSSISKDTENLASVAEKVGEKSNKIKEISNELEVIENDVSDLSKLTGQLNKIDYFKISNEDLIANLDNAIIAHGKWVDTLKEMANSMDIKPLQIDGQKCGFGHFYHSVKPKNEEILKIWNEVDEIHDKLHGIGHIVMNDIEKNNKKDALNHASEAKKLSEDIINKFDKMKEISNKLTQEGKSVF
- a CDS encoding calcium-translocating P-type ATPase, PMCA-type: MKYFKEKTSNVLKELEVDSDKGLSNSEAKSRLEKYGPNEFTKQEKGSIWDDIKDALTEPMMIILLIAAVVSAIIGEFQDAIGIVCAVAIGIAIGIVTEGKSQKAAEALSKMTENIEVKVMRNGKIIQISKNDLVPGDIVFVEMGDMVPADGRLIESIDLKVREDMLTGESEDVSKKADITVDMTTIESKGKTIVQDPIPAKQINMVFGGTLIAYGRGKFVVTATGDSSEMGRIAKNLDDGDNETPLQVKLGDLGSKISKVSSAIAGILFIIMLVKLIMAHTLHIDTSGIVPFLDSIEPIKTAFVVCVALIVAAVPEGLPTMINMTLAITMQKMAKINALVTKKEACETIGSVSVICSDKTGTLTQNRMTVEKVYVNGKFVERNELSRGSNYFIDNCLINSTADIEKNDDEVKYLGSATECALLLYNDSYDYIKERENSNIMHQIPFTSKRKRMSTIINEENNCTVLTKGAPEVILDLCAYENINNEIVKLTDERKSEILCAIESLQKKFMRVLGFSYRSIEAEVAMSTEAGVIENHLVFTGFVGIKDPLRPEVSDAVRIAKEAGVSTKMLTGDNINTAIAIGEELGLLENGLRAVESSYIDTLSDEELREEIKTIAIVARSKPDTKMRIVQALQNNNEVVAVTGDGINDAPALTKADVGIAMGIAGTEVSKNAADIILTDDSFGTIVRGIKWGRGIYENFQRFIQFQITVNIVAFLTAILSVIFDFEMPFTTIQLLWVNIIMDGPPALSLGLEPVRDIVLKRKPVNRNSSIITKNMLITMILNAIYITAVIMIQMVFNPLGAEVPPAGFKGPNEMETVLFALFAFNALFNAFNCREFGTNSIFPYFKNNKVALQIIGITAVVQIIITELFSGFFNAVSLSPIMWIKVILTSCLVIVINEVIKLIIRTTKKAS